One genomic window of Nitrosomonas sp. Is35 includes the following:
- a CDS encoding helicase HerA-like domain-containing protein translates to MVDPLIIAKTSQSDLALLPAMATRHGCITGATGTGKTVTLQKLAESFSNIGVPVFMADIKGDLTGICKPGTLSAKMQTRLDMLQLDVPQWEGFPVTLWDVLQENGHPIRATISDMGPLLLSRLLNLNETQEGVLTLVFKVADDHGLLLLDLKDLRALLQFVGDNADQFKTQYGNVSPASIGAIQRSLLQIEKQGGGKFFGEPMLNIEDLMQTLDGKGVINILAADKLLNSPRLYSTFLLWMLSELYENLPETGDREKPKLVFFFDEAHLLFSMASPALLEKIEQVVRLIRSKGVGVYFVTQNPFDIPEKVLSQLGNRVQHALRAFTPRDQKAVNAIAETMRPNPKLNVKQAILELSVGEALVSFLDADGSPCVTERAMILPPVSQIGPITADERKELIQSSIVAGVYEQEIDRESAFELLQTRGGAEKPLGHSAQTGGSGSLRKPADEGILAGLGDLLLGSSGKRGGRRESVLDAFAKSAARSVGSSIAREITRGVLGSILGQKRR, encoded by the coding sequence ATGGTTGATCCCTTGATTATCGCTAAAACCAGCCAATCCGATTTGGCATTGTTACCCGCGATGGCCACGCGCCACGGTTGCATTACCGGTGCGACCGGAACCGGCAAGACGGTGACGCTGCAAAAACTGGCGGAAAGTTTTTCCAATATCGGCGTGCCGGTATTCATGGCGGATATCAAAGGCGATCTGACCGGCATCTGCAAGCCCGGAACCTTGTCCGCAAAAATGCAAACCCGTTTGGACATGCTGCAACTGGATGTGCCGCAATGGGAGGGCTTTCCGGTGACGCTATGGGATGTATTGCAGGAAAACGGCCACCCGATCCGCGCGACGATTTCCGATATGGGACCGCTGTTGTTGTCGCGTTTGCTGAATCTGAATGAAACGCAGGAAGGCGTGCTGACTCTGGTGTTTAAAGTGGCCGATGATCATGGTCTGCTGCTGCTTGATCTGAAAGATTTGCGCGCCTTGCTGCAATTTGTCGGCGACAATGCGGATCAGTTCAAAACGCAATACGGCAACGTGTCGCCCGCATCGATCGGCGCTATCCAGCGCAGTTTGCTGCAAATAGAAAAGCAGGGTGGCGGCAAATTCTTCGGCGAGCCGATGCTGAATATCGAGGATTTGATGCAGACCTTGGATGGCAAGGGTGTCATTAATATTCTGGCGGCGGATAAATTACTCAACTCACCGCGGCTGTACAGCACCTTTTTGCTGTGGATGCTGTCCGAGCTGTACGAAAATCTGCCGGAAACCGGCGACCGCGAGAAGCCTAAGCTGGTGTTCTTTTTCGATGAAGCGCACTTGTTGTTCAGCATGGCGTCGCCTGCGCTACTGGAGAAAATCGAGCAAGTGGTGCGCTTGATCCGCTCCAAGGGCGTCGGGGTTTATTTCGTCACGCAGAATCCTTTCGATATCCCGGAGAAAGTCCTCAGTCAACTGGGCAATCGCGTGCAGCATGCGTTACGCGCCTTTACCCCGCGCGATCAGAAAGCGGTGAATGCGATTGCCGAAACCATGCGGCCCAATCCGAAGTTGAATGTCAAACAAGCCATTCTTGAGCTGTCCGTTGGCGAGGCATTGGTTTCCTTTCTCGATGCCGACGGTTCGCCCTGCGTGACCGAGCGCGCGATGATATTGCCGCCGGTCAGCCAGATCGGCCCGATCACGGCGGACGAGCGCAAGGAATTGATCCAGTCATCGATTGTGGCCGGTGTGTACGAGCAGGAAATCGACCGCGAAAGCGCTTTTGAATTGCTGCAAACACGCGGCGGTGCTGAAAAACCGCTTGGCCATTCAGCGCAAACAGGCGGTTCCGGAAGCTTGCGCAAACCCGCGGACGAGGGGATTCTGGCCGGTTTGGGTGATTTGCTGCTGGGTTCGTCCGGCAAACGCGGCGGACGCCGCGAGAGTGTGCTCGACGCCTTTGCGAAAAGCGCCGCGCGCTCGGTCGGATCGTCAATTGCGCGCGAAATTACTCGTGGGGTGCTCGGGTCGATCTTAGGACAAAAGCGCCGCTAG
- the glk gene encoding glucokinase, with protein sequence MNKQLIYGDIGGTKTILQLAEITVDGQIHERCTQRYDSTAFATFSGMLEVFLQQVSVNNPPAAACFAVAGPIAGQQATLTNLPWQIGSAHIAHAFSIPSVKLINDFEAVALAIENLPGSDLITLQSGQPHAQAMRVVLGAGTGMGVAWLTPVNNRYVAWPTEAGHIDFAPVTPLQISLLESLQNRFGHVSVERLLSGAGLTHIFKFLQQSTAASSDLPLIQLGEDSGAAITALAQTQKHPIAIQALELFAAIYGAYAGNLALAGLCRGGVYIAGGIAPKIIDILSAGGFMHAFHAKGRFSALLHEIPVHVVTNPAIGLLGARQEAFRLLDNGP encoded by the coding sequence GTGAACAAACAGCTTATCTACGGCGATATCGGCGGCACCAAAACCATTCTGCAACTGGCTGAAATTACCGTCGATGGCCAGATCCATGAGCGCTGCACACAGCGCTACGACAGCACGGCTTTCGCGACTTTTTCCGGCATGCTCGAAGTATTTCTCCAGCAAGTATCAGTAAACAATCCGCCCGCAGCGGCGTGCTTTGCCGTGGCGGGGCCCATTGCCGGTCAACAGGCCACCTTAACCAATTTACCCTGGCAGATCGGGAGTGCACACATCGCGCATGCCTTCTCGATTCCATCGGTCAAACTGATCAACGATTTTGAAGCCGTTGCGCTGGCGATTGAAAATCTACCGGGCAGTGACTTGATTACACTGCAATCCGGACAACCGCATGCGCAGGCGATGCGTGTGGTATTGGGCGCAGGCACCGGAATGGGTGTAGCGTGGCTCACTCCGGTAAACAATCGCTACGTTGCGTGGCCTACCGAGGCAGGACATATCGATTTCGCGCCGGTCACCCCGCTGCAAATCAGCTTGCTGGAATCGCTGCAAAATCGGTTCGGGCATGTGTCGGTAGAACGTTTGTTATCCGGTGCCGGACTCACGCATATTTTTAAATTTTTGCAACAGAGCACAGCGGCATCTTCCGATTTACCGCTCATCCAGCTCGGAGAAGACAGCGGCGCCGCCATCACTGCGCTGGCGCAAACGCAGAAACACCCCATCGCGATCCAGGCGCTCGAATTATTTGCCGCGATTTACGGCGCGTATGCGGGCAATCTGGCGCTGGCGGGTTTATGCCGCGGCGGTGTTTATATCGCGGGTGGCATCGCGCCGAAAATTATCGATATACTCAGCGCCGGGGGTTTTATGCATGCGTTTCACGCAAAAGGAAGATTCTCGGCATTGCTGCACGAAATTCCGGTGCATGTCGTCACCAACCCCGCAATCGGCTTACTGGGTGCCCGGCAGGAAGCCTTCCGGTTGCTCGATAACGGCCCGTAA